Sequence from the Flavobacterium sp. J372 genome:
ACTTTACCACAGAATCATTACGATTTATATAATGAAATTTTTTATCTACACTCTTATCGCGATTGCAATTGCCCTGATCGCATTTAACGTCACTCTTCTTGATTTTGATAACCTGCTTGCCGGTAACAGCCTTGTAGCCCTTATTGGCATCATTGCCTCTATGTGTGCGGTTTGCATATTGCTTATCTTCAGGATGGCGAAAACTATTGAGGAGAAAACCAGGAACCTGTAGTTTCTCTGATATGTTTGACGTTTTAATTATAGGCGGTGGTGCAGCAGGAGTATCCTGTGCCCTTGTGCTCGGCTCATCTCTTAAAAAGCCTTATGCTGAAGGCAAGAAGGTAGGCATATTCACCCACCAGAAAGCTTCAGCCCTGCAAGACGGGCTTTACAACAATGTTTACGGCATCGCTCCCGGCACATTAGGTAAAGACATAATGGCCCAAAGCCTTGCCCACCTTTCAGGCACTTATCCTGATGTAGTACAGCTACCCGGAGAAAAAGTGATGAAAGTGGAAGGTACTGCCGGCAATTTTACCATTATAACTAACAAAGGCGACTATAAGGCGCGGATTATTGTAGTGGCAGTAGGTTCGGCAGCAACTTTTGATATTGCGGGACTTACAGAATATATTATTCCGCACAAAAAAGCTTTACCTGAAAAAAACCGCATACAATTAAAGAATGAAGACCACCTGGTTGCTGATGGCATTTATGTTGCCGGGACACTTGCCGGTGAAAGAAGCCAGCTTAGTATTGCAGCCGGAAGCGGCGCTGCGGTAGCAACTGATATTATGACGTTGTGGAATAGCGGCACACAGAGCCAGCACCACGATAGCACAAGAAAATAAAAAAACCGCTGCATAGCGGTTTTTTTATTATTCAGGCAGGTTGTAATTATATGTAAACTCCCCTGCTTCTATTGTTACAACTATGTTGCTGTACTCATTATACAGCTGCCCGCTAAAAGTCCCCCTCAGCCTGTTATCACTGTTAAGCAGTGTATTTGAATCAATATCATATTCTTCTCCGTCAACCTGCTTGCGTATGGCAAGGTTACTGTCTTGTGAATATGCCCATCGTGTGGCACGGTTAGCCCCTGTTTCGTATTTATTTATCCTGAAAGCAATGTATTCTCCCGGCACACCATTATTAGACCCTACTACATTAAGATATCTTTGGCCTGTAGAACCCACTTTTTCTGTAACCTGTACATTATTATAAACTTTCTGTACATCATTCACAATAAATGTCATTTCGCCATAGGGCGTGTTAAGCAGTTCAGTGGTTTCATCTGAACATGACGAAGCCGTAAGCCCTATAATTATAGCAAATACCAGGAAGTATATTTTTTTCATATTGTTAACCTTTGAAAAAGTACTGCAATATAATAACTTTTAGCACTCACTATTTAGATTTTGACTTTAATTTAATCATTACGCTTATTGCTTCAGGTAGAGGCAATGGTTGTAATAGTCTATGATCGCTTTGCCCTGAAGCAGCACATCAGCCCCAATTATACCATGTACAGGCCTTGCTTTGTAAAGCCGAAGCGCTTCATTTACATGCGACATATCGAAAATAACAAGGCTCAGCGCGTCGGTTTTCCAGCGCCCCATCTGCAGCATATTTTCAAACGAAGATTTTGTGAGCATCCCTACACCGCCTGCTCCGGCAGCTTTGGTTTCAGAGTCGAGCGCGTTTAGCTTAAAATGTTCAATACCCTCAAAATCAACGCAACTGTTTGATGCCCCGGTATCAAGAATAAAATCGCCTTCTATCCCGTTAATCTTAGCCTTTATTCGCAGGTGCTGGGTCTTAGAAATTTTAAAGCTGATTTTTTTGTAGCCTTTATCTTTAAGGGTATCGTACAGGTTTTTCATTTATGACATTATGATTGACAAATTTGGTTTAAATTAAAGTATTGTTATACTGAAACACAAACCCAAATCGTAATTTTGGCACAAATTTACAACATGACTTTTACCGATACACATACACACCTTTACAGCGAAGAGTTTGAGCAAGACCGCGAGGCAATGATAATGCGAGCTTTTGACGCAGGCGTAACAAGGCTTTTGTGCCGTCTATTGACTCATCATATACACAACAGATGTATGAGCTGGAAGCTAAATATCCTGAAAATGTTTTTCTGATGATGGGCCTGCACCCTACCTATGTGAAAGAAAACTATAAAGACGAGCTTGACCATGTGGAACGT
This genomic interval carries:
- a CDS encoding NAD(P)/FAD-dependent oxidoreductase; protein product: MFDVLIIGGGAAGVSCALVLGSSLKKPYAEGKKVGIFTHQKASALQDGLYNNVYGIAPGTLGKDIMAQSLAHLSGTYPDVVQLPGEKVMKVEGTAGNFTIITNKGDYKARIIVVAVGSAATFDIAGLTEYIIPHKKALPEKNRIQLKNEDHLVADGIYVAGTLAGERSQLSIAAGSGAAVATDIMTLWNSGTQSQHHDSTRK
- a CDS encoding retropepsin-like aspartic protease, with protein sequence MKNLYDTLKDKGYKKISFKISKTQHLRIKAKINGIEGDFILDTGASNSCVDFEGIEHFKLNALDSETKAAGAGGVGMLTKSSFENMLQMGRWKTDALSLVIFDMSHVNEALRLYKARPVHGIIGADVLLQGKAIIDYYNHCLYLKQ